A genome region from Yoonia vestfoldensis includes the following:
- a CDS encoding tyrosine-type recombinase/integrase, translated as MSRIQLPAVKSKCRPWNKGRLIGQKRLLLPKQVWAIRARLELAGSFRDLAPFNLAIDSKLRGCDLVRLTVTDLVSNDRVRERVSVIQSETNRPVQFEVSESTRDSLWNWVCSPEMLGCSFLFPSRFHDRPHVSTRQYGRLVRNWVSAIGLDPSGYGTHSMRRTKAASIYRKIGNLRAVQLLLGHTKVDSTVRYLGVELEDALSIAEKIDI; from the coding sequence ATGTCCAGAATCCAACTTCCTGCCGTCAAGTCTAAATGCCGACCCTGGAACAAGGGGCGGCTGATTGGTCAAAAGCGCCTATTGCTGCCCAAGCAGGTCTGGGCCATTCGTGCTCGGCTTGAACTCGCAGGAAGTTTCAGAGATTTGGCGCCGTTCAACCTCGCGATTGATAGCAAATTACGGGGCTGCGATCTTGTCCGACTGACAGTCACTGATCTCGTCTCCAACGATAGGGTTCGCGAACGTGTTTCGGTCATCCAGAGTGAAACCAATCGGCCAGTACAGTTCGAAGTCTCTGAAAGCACGCGCGATTCTCTGTGGAATTGGGTTTGCAGTCCGGAAATGCTCGGGTGCAGTTTCCTGTTTCCGAGCCGTTTCCATGATCGGCCACACGTGTCGACACGGCAGTATGGTCGTCTGGTTCGGAATTGGGTCTCAGCGATTGGTCTCGATCCGAGTGGATACGGTACGCATTCGATGCGGCGCACGAAGGCGGCGTCGATCTACCGTAAAATTGGCAACCTCCGCGCGGTCCAACTTCTGCTTGGACACACCAAAGTTGACAGTACAGTGCGATATCTCGGTGTCGAACTTGAAGATGCGCTGAGCATCGCCGAGAAGATCGACATTTGA
- the queC gene encoding 7-cyano-7-deazaguanine synthase QueC, whose translation MKTIVICSGGLDSVSLAHKVADENDLIGLVSFDYGQRHKKEVEFAARCADRLGVPHDLIDMRHIGQHLSGSALTDDVDVPDGHYAEDSMKITVVPNRNAIMLAIAFGIGAAKGADAVAAAVHGGDHFIYPDCRPEFIDAFEAMQKHALDGYAAIRLYTPFVHIPKSAIVIEGAAHGTPFGDTWSCYKGGEKHCGRCGTCVERQEAFALAEVIDPTEYDDPDFWKTTVEKGQL comes from the coding sequence ATGAAAACGATTGTAATCTGCTCAGGCGGTCTCGATTCTGTTTCGCTTGCCCATAAAGTGGCCGACGAAAACGACCTCATTGGCCTCGTCTCGTTTGACTACGGCCAGCGGCACAAGAAAGAAGTCGAATTTGCAGCGCGCTGTGCGGACCGGCTGGGCGTGCCGCATGATCTGATCGACATGCGCCATATTGGCCAACATCTTAGCGGGTCGGCGTTGACGGATGATGTTGATGTGCCGGACGGGCATTATGCGGAGGACAGCATGAAGATTACGGTTGTTCCCAACCGCAATGCGATCATGCTGGCCATTGCCTTCGGGATTGGTGCGGCTAAGGGGGCGGACGCAGTGGCGGCGGCGGTGCATGGGGGCGATCATTTCATTTATCCAGATTGCCGCCCCGAGTTCATCGACGCCTTCGAAGCCATGCAGAAACACGCGCTGGATGGGTACGCCGCGATCCGGCTTTACACGCCATTCGTGCACATCCCGAAATCCGCCATCGTGATCGAAGGCGCGGCCCACGGCACACCCTTTGGCGACACATGGTCCTGCTACAAAGGCGGTGAAAAACATTGTGGGCGGTGCGGCACCTGCGTTGAGCGCCAAGAGGCATTTGCCTTGGCAGAGGTTATTGACCCGACCGAATACGACGACCCTGACTTCTGGAAGACCACTGTCGAAAAGGGGCAATTGTAA